From the Cucumis sativus cultivar 9930 chromosome 5, Cucumber_9930_V3, whole genome shotgun sequence genome, the window TTTTTGCAATCTCGTACGCCTTTGCTATTGTATTTCGTACCGATGAATCTATGTCTTCTGCTAACTTCTCCGACATGGAGTTTCGAGCTAGCATTCTCATCACTACATCACTGCTCTGTACTGCTGGATCTATCAATGTCCATGGCCCTATCTCTGACATCCCAAGCGTTGTTACCATCTACAAGTTTACACCCCTCTATTTGTTAAATCATATCAATCATCATATTACTTAACATGAATTGACGTGCATATTATTTACCTGTCTAGCAATTTGAGTGACTTGTAATAGATCTCCAGCAGCACCGGTGGTGATCTCCGGCTCCCCGAAGATCACATCCTCAGCTGCTCTGCCTCCAAGTCCACCAACTATTCGAGCAAATAATTGCTTCTTGGAAACAAGAGTTGGGTCTTCTCCAGGCAAGAACCATGTTAGTCCTCTTGCTTGTCCTCTTGGAATTAGAGTTACTTTCTGTACTTGATCATGACCTTCTGTCAAGGTCCTGTTCAATTTCCAAATCtgcattttcaaaatcaaccaaaacaCATCTACAAAAGTTGAACATTTGTTTTAAACTTACGCGCATACTGCATGACCAATTTCATGGTAAGCCACTAAAATTTTGCTCTTCCCATCCGTCATTGTGGTCCCTTCCATCCCAGCCACAATTCTGTCGATCGAATCATCGATCTCTTTTAGTGTGATTTTGTCTTTCCCTCTTCTTCCTGCTAAAATTGCAGCTTCGTTCATTAGGTTGGCTAGATCGGCTCCACTGAAGCCTGGCGTTCTCATTGCAATGACGCTGAGTAATATGTTGCTGTCCAGCTTCTTGTTGTTGCTGTGGACCTTCAggatttcttctcttcctctcaCGTCTGGCAACCCCACAGTAACCTACGTCCAAGTTGGTTGATGAGTTGAGCCTTTTGAAATCACATTGGCTGTTGAGTTATTCTTTCTATTGGAGATGATGATCCATCCGGGTTGGGATCATATGGTCCAATAGTGGGTGCTTGATATGAAGGGTATTTCAATCCTTCGTTCACTTGTATACGGTATTCTATACAAGTTTCAATATTTCGAAATGGATACAGGTTCATCCTATAAAGTATAAGGTTATatgttctatttattttagtttttgaacaTCTGTTTTGATTGGCCAAAGTGAGCTTACACAACTCGAATAAAGTATCTGTTAACGATCTAAAGGTTTgtgattcaaattttcttaaagtactttaaaaaattctagAAAGAATGTTGCTTTGCATAACTACAAACAAGAACGAGAAGAAGTACTAGCTTACTTGTCTATCAAACCTCCCCGGCCGAAGCAAAGCAGAATCAAGGATTTCAGGGCGGTTTGTAGCAGCGATGACGATCACACCGCTGTTACCAGTAAAACCATCCATTTCAGTGAGCAACTGATTCAGTGTCTGCTCTCTTTCATCGTTTCCTCCACCAATGCCTGTGCCTCTCATTCTACCAACAGCATCAATCTCATCAATGAAAACTAAGCATGGGGAATTGGCTTTTGCTTTGTTGAATAAATCTCTCACTCTTGAGGCCCCAACCCCAACGAACATCTCTATGAACTCAGAAccagagagagagaagaaaggaacTCCAGCTTCCCCTGCAATGGCTCTGGCCAACAAAGTCTTTCCTGTTCCTGGTGGCCCAACTAAGAGAACCCCTTTTGGTATTCTTGCTCCAACTGCTGAGAACTTCTCTGGAGTTTTCAAAAACTCCACAATCTCTTGGAAATCTTGCTTTGCTTCATCAACCCCAGCTACATCATCAAATGTAACTCCTGTGTTGGGTTCCATCTGGAATTTGGCCTTGCTCCTGCGTACAAAAGAAGTACAGAAATTTTAACTCTTTCCTTATGTTGGTTGCCAATTAAGATTGCTCTCTCATgcactttaaaaaaaatgtagttaAGATTGTTCATTTAGCTAGAAGATTATATTAGATCTacttaattcttttctttaaaagtttAGTTGTGTTTTCTTCAGTTAAAAAATCCTAATGGGGttataaactttcaatttatatttaattgagcTTTATAGTTATTCAAACCTGAATAATTTTACCAACTTGAAAATAGCTGAGCATCAcgtatttcttaaaataataaagcaGCAGACATGCCAAACCTCAAAAGCTGATATATAAAACTTGTAATTAAACCTTTCACATATGTTATCAAACTTTTGGCCTAGAGTAAGTAATCTAATTGGCAATGTTTAACAAACAGACTACATCAATGgattaaaaagaatcaaatataGGGGGTACGACTCTTCTAATTCCAAAAGATTGATCTGAACCAATATAACATCCTCAATAAAGAGATAATAAATGCTCAAAAGCCTTAAAGCTACCTTCCAAGTCCAAATGGCAAGTTGGGTCCTCCAGGAGagtttgaagaagatgatcgAAGCAGCAATGAGCCAAGCAACAACAATGGAAAACCAAAATTTCCTAACAAATCAAGAATTGCAGGCCCCCAATTGATCTCCATAGGATGAGCTGCAAAATCCACATTCTTTTCCTCCATCTTTCTTATCAACTCCTTTGGCAACCCAGGCAACTGAATCTTAACCCTCTGAATCTTATCCAACACAGGATTATAAATCTCAGCAATGGCAACAGTACCATTCTCAAAAACATCAACCTTCTTCACTGCCCCCTCATCCAAATACTGCAAGAATCTCGAGTACGACAATCGACTCGAAGCCGATTCAATAGGACTCTCAGGCTCTGCCCTTGCCAAACCAGAGTCATTGAAGAAGGCATCAGCTGGAAGAGTAAGACCAGTGGAGCTCAACAGATTTCTCTTACTGATTTGAGCGTTTAAAGGAATTTTAGGACATGGGTTTTCTTTGTTAGATGTTTTGGAGTGATGGGTCTTCCTTGAATGATCATGAAGCTTGCAGAcaggagagagagagggagacaAATATATGGTAGAAGACATAGTTTCTGCTGTGTATTTTGACAAGCGTTTTGAGTGatgatttgaaagaaatgtgaaaagaaaaagatacgTTGAAGCTTTAAATGGAGAAgtaaagaagaggaaataggAGTTTCCAGAAATTGGAATTTGGGGATGTTTGAAGTTTCCATCTGATTCATGAAGGCTCTGGAATTGGCTCCAAAGCTGAATCCAAGAAAGTTTTGATGAGAAAGAACGTTGAATAAGGTGAAAATTTGTATGCTCCAAGCGCCACACACTTGTGCAAAAGGTAACGGCGACTTAAGAATTTCCCACCAAATCATgcatataactttttttttcttgtttgtatCTCATTATAGTCATTGCCATAAAATCTTCTTGTACTATTTGAGGAAACCCTTCGAACTGACACTCTTGACCTTCTGTTCCTTCAATGTAGATCATCATGTTAGGAATAGAATTCAATCTCTACAGACAATTGTTTTATGACTTTCCTCAtctaaattcaaacatttgcTGATAATGATGACACTAGTGTTCTATTGAGGAAGCATTGTATTAcacattctttttctctaacatacatatacacatatataccttggataaaaaaaattaaaataataaataattgacatggacttgattttctaaaaagaaaaagaaaaataaagcaaaGGAAAACTCtagaaaaatgtattatgtgcaataagcttattttttaaaaacagaaaacttaTAACAAATAACCAATGGCATCAAAATCAACATTTGTATTGGTCTCTTTcacatattttattcatattattttaattaattaattatatatgatggattaaaatttaaaaaaattattttaaacgacaattctttttaaaatattatagatataatatcattttactatatttttgaaaataaatttgtttatttttttatatattttttaaaaaaactttaattttataaattaaaagtcaaGATGTGTCACTAAATTACTAACGCAATGTGCcactaatttttataatttagaaagaaaaaaaatcaacttaaatttgattataatttaattatgttgaattgaataaaagaaggaagaagaaagggagGAAAAATGAAATCCCCGGTTTTGTGTAGAGCGGCGGCCAAGGTTTAGCATTTCATTGCCCTAAATCGCTCccttcttccctttctttccATTTACCCATGGCTTCCTTTGCCGCCAGGTCCATTTTTCGATCCTCCTCCGCCAAGGCTGCCACTCTTCTCAGCGCCGGAGCCAGAGCTGCTCCGGCTTCTTCACCATTTCGCATTGCTTCCAAACGACCTTTCTCTCACTGCTCTTTTAGGTAATTCCCTCCCAACCCTTCGACTTCGACgatattttttcaatgtaatTTGATTCTGGAAACTCAGCGTGTGAGTTCAGTTAAGATGCGTGGAAAAGTATGCTGAGTGTTCTCATAGGTATTGTTTTTCACTTTCTCTTTGAAGGCTTCCGATTGAACTGAGCTTCTGCGTCGAGTCCATGCTTCCCTTCCATTCTGCAACTTCTTCGGCATTAATGACTTCGATGCTTTCTGTTTCTCCCCATAGCTTTGGTTGGCTTTCAGAAGGTATTTTCAGTCCTTATTCTTATAGAGtgaattttactttttcctatCTTCTTTTTATCCTGCCACTACGAATTCTGATTTCTTTTGTTCAACATTGGATAGATGCATTCTTGGTCCTACAATCGAATTAGTAGTTTCTACAGTGAattttaccttcttttttttttttctttctttctttctttctttctttctttctttattcaatGTTCTTGTTCTGCTGACACTATGAAGTTTCTGATTTCTTTCGTTCAAGAATTTGGATAGCTCCATTCTTAATCTTACTACCGTGAGTTTTAACTTCTTCAATGTTCTTGTTAGCTGGCACTATGaaactttctaatttcttttgttcatgattgaatttgaactttttcaaTGTTCTTGTTACTTACCGCGCTTCTATAATATAAATGCTCTTTTTGCTTGATTGAACAAGCATCTTATccgtccttttttttttttcgtttttttcgTATCAATGGATTGCAATTTTGAGTTCATCTTCCtaagataaatattaaatgCTGCATTCTGTACTAGGGTCTAACTTTTAAGCTAAAGAAGTAACGAAACCCTCCCCTCCAACTCTAACTTGTAATTTAGTTCTTTATAAGTGATGCTTGTATGTTCAAATCACGACTATTTCATCCACATAATTGATATAAACGCGAGGATACTAATTGTGATGTTTAATCAGTGTTCAATGATGATGTGTGATGACGAATGGTCAAGGGGCAGGAAGTTTTATGTGCAGAGTTCTACATTGTGACAGTGGCACTGCTAAATTTTGTGAACTGATCTGCAGGAATTTGGATTCCCAAGTCTTGACTTTCATTCTAGTTTGCATGTCTTAGATTCTGAATTTGTGTCACTATGGATTACTAGTAGAGTGTATAGGAAGAGATCTACAATCGACAAACATATGAGTTTTATCTGAATAGAAAGGTTTCAAGAAACTGAATTCACAAAGTCTTATTATGTTGAATTCCTTATAGGATTGTCTTGCAATAAAATGAAGGATTCTTTCTCCAGTTGTATGGTTGCTCTATCATTACTTAAGCTATGAACATACTTCATAGTTCTGATGGATGCTTGTGTTTTACAACTCCGAAATCTGTTAGATTGCTGAATGTATGAACTCAACaagatttattaaatacaaagaTGTTTGGTGAACTCTAATCTTATTTTCTGTCTATGAACAGATCTGTGTTACACATCGTTAACGCTATTTAGTATCTATTTGGCAGTGTCTGGCTTGCAAACTTCATGATATATGATGATGATTGGATAAGGTTTTGACCACCTGGGCAACAACATATTCTATTCAACCTGACTTGGCGATCTTATATATTGAATTCTGTTTCCTCAGCAAAGCATATGGTTGAGATTTCCCATAGAAACATGAGCAACAGTTTTGCTAGGATTGTCCTGTGTTTTAGTGACTTCAAAAATTGTTCTCTCGTGGTTAATTTATGGTTTTAAtgatgttaaaaaagaaaaggaaaagagttGAAGTGGAAtgtgaatgaaaaagaagatattaAGGTCGTGTTTATTCCTGGTGAAACATAATCAATCAAAAGTATTCTAAAAGATGCGTCTTATTTCGTTAGATTTGTTTTGTTACTTATGTTTTGTAATGGTAATGAATTGAAGGAACATAGCTtgcaaatttgttataaaaatgtGTGCAATCTGATTGAAGAAGATAGGGGTGTTTGAAAATGATGTGGGACTCGCTACTTTTATGGTTACATATACATTAGAGAGAGAGTTATGAATTTGTTGCATTTATCATTACCGATATGTATTAGTAGAGGcctaatttattaaatttgtacgGATGATTCAATTTTCCaacccaaaatgtcaaatgatttattttaaaatttaatgttatttGATCCAATGTTGATGTCATCATCAGAAAAGATTAATACCAAAATTTCCTCATGCAGTCATGTTTGTCTTTATACCCTTCAAACCTAAAACGAAAACACTTTAATCTTTGAACAGCTTCATTACGTTTGAAATCCATCAATCACTTTGCAAATTTTCCTTCCACATGCGCCCTACAAATTTAATCTAACAAGTGAATTTAATCTTCGTTTCACTTGTGTCTAGCTAATTATGGTTTTGGgatttttgcattttgtttatggttttttgtttctttgttttctttttttggtttcagTATGTTCTATACCATTGAGGTTGAATATGACTAGTTAGAGAGTCAAGGGTTTAGTGAATGTAAGCGAGAGAGATGTTGAGAGCAAGACAAGCCAGACATACGAGCCCAATATCGAGAGCAAAATGGGCTAGAGTGAGTGCGAGACAATTAGAGAACAAGATTAGCAAGACACTTGGAGAAAGCAGGAGAAACAAGACTGGGAAGAGCATTTCTAGCGAGTGTAATTCTAACGAGATGAAATACATAATGCTTttactaatttgttttttcgaAGATATGTTATTGTATGTAGAATTGACTTAAGATGTCGACGCGTATGTATTAAGAGTATGTATTTTTTCATcacacaaattatatataatttcaaaatttaagagtaTGTATTCCTTAGCGTACAAAATAGGatttaaatatacttttttttttatcatattaaCTAGAAGACTCAAGACTTATTtagatttaagaaaaaaacaattttttctataaaaaaaactcatttttatttaaactcttttgataaaggcagtttaaatattatattgcaTATACATCATAGAAAGATAACCATAACTATCACTAAATGTAACTCTACCTGACTTTCACTTTTGCATGACCCTTTTCCTAtgcttattttgaaacttagcTATTAGACACTTTCTAATGTTTTGCTTAATTGAAACTTTTGTAAATTCCATCCGATTACAtaacttattatattttgtgaatagTTTGTAATATTCTTAATTAGACCATTTACTGCAAttgtaatcaaaattattgttattgaacgttaaacttttttgtttttacattattgtcatgaaaattaataagttacgaaatttaattatgtgtactaaatatgtaaaaaatcaattaaatattttttacataataaatttagtttgtacaattgacaaaaaagaaaagaaaaaaaaacagattaGCTAAGCTTGAGAATTCAAAACAAGTTCCCCAAACATAAACATTAGAAATCTAGATTACCAATTTCTTCACTCAATTCCTGCATCCCAAACTTATCAAATAAGCCCACAGACATTTAATTATGAACTTGCACACCAAACACCCTGAAGGACTATACTGACCTGGGATAACACACTCCATATAGTCTAGTTCACATGGTTTCTTATGACCAGCTACTAATGTACCACGCTTGTTTGAAGTGCTACAATATGGTGAATTCAACCCTCCTAATATCTCGCTACTACACTGGTTGGTTGCGTTTGGTGTTCCTCTTATTGATTTCCATTGATTAGTGCGCTCGTTGTCTAGTGATAACGTTGATGGTACATTGTCTGTTGACAATGAAATGTCATCTTCTTCTCAACAAAACTTATACGATTCCTTGTATTGTTTGCTACACACGCATCATCATAACTCATATTTTCAGAACTTGTTCTCAAATTTTCATCATGATACGATTTTAATGTTACAAATAATTGAACTCTACAAAGATCTTTCTAGAAAGGGAGAAAGCGAACATCACCATTGTTCCTTATAATATACTGAGGAAGGCCTTCATACTCTAGCTTTATATTTAACTCTCATTATGATGACAAAGTCTAAAGAACTAATGTTTGTAATTCTGTAGATGTATGCTTTAAGTTCTTCATACTTCAATGTAATAGACACAATAATTCTTGTCAATTTGCTTCCAACATACAAACTTTGGTTCTCATCTTAATCACCTTCGTATCGAACAAGTAGTCATTTTTCTGTCGTCTGCAAAGCAAGAAAACATTTGTCATTAAgttgtaaaagaaattgaacaTCAATGCAATATGCAATTACAAAATTGCTCGTTCTCACTATCATTTCCTCTAGATGCCTAGTTATTTTGCTATGTTTCGTTCTCACTAagtctttctctctctcttgctGTCGCTAGTATCGCTCTTGCTATCTCTCGTTTTACCTCCTTCTATGCGTAACCAACCACTCTCTTGCACttatctttaatttcaatCTTATCAATCTCACTCAGAAACCAATTGAATAGTTTTCAATACTCGAAGACAAAAGATAATTTTCccaaactaaaaacaaataaagataactcaaattatttgaatcGACACTCATATTTTATACACTTTGCTAAATAGTAAATAGTGTAATGTGTCATATGATAGGACCCATCACCATTTCCACTCTTGGGAAAGTAACAAAGATTTTAGAAACCCTACAGTTTGGTTTACAATGCATGGAATTAGATGTCATTTAAGTAAACACATTAAAGGAAGTCCTTTCTATTGGTTGGAGATGGTTTACAAACTTAACTTTAAGGATTTAATTCTCAATTACTGTGTCAACAATTATACCTACCTGCATATTTATTATAGTTAATAACCTCAAATTATAGGAGAAGTTACACTAACAATAACCtc encodes:
- the LOC101214029 gene encoding protein NUCLEAR FUSION DEFECTIVE 6, chloroplastic/mitochondrial isoform X1; this encodes MASFAARSIFRSSSAKAATLLSAGARAAPASSPFRIASKRPFSHCSFRLPIELSFCVESMLPFHSATSSALMTSMLSVSPHSFGWLSEVSGLQTS
- the LOC101213306 gene encoding ATP-dependent zinc metalloprotease FTSH 6, chloroplastic, whose amino-acid sequence is MSSTIYLSPSLSPVCKLHDHSRKTHHSKTSNKENPCPKIPLNAQISKRNLLSSTGLTLPADAFFNDSGLARAEPESPIESASSRLSYSRFLQYLDEGAVKKVDVFENGTVAIAEIYNPVLDKIQRVKIQLPGLPKELIRKMEEKNVDFAAHPMEINWGPAILDLLGNFGFPLLLLGSLLLRSSSSNSPGGPNLPFGLGRSKAKFQMEPNTGVTFDDVAGVDEAKQDFQEIVEFLKTPEKFSAVGARIPKGVLLVGPPGTGKTLLARAIAGEAGVPFFSLSGSEFIEMFVGVGASRVRDLFNKAKANSPCLVFIDEIDAVGRMRGTGIGGGNDEREQTLNQLLTEMDGFTGNSGVIVIAATNRPEILDSALLRPGRFDRQVTVGLPDVRGREEILKVHSNNKKLDSNILLSVIAMRTPGFSGADLANLMNEAAILAGRRGKDKITLKEIDDSIDRIVAGMEGTTMTDGKSKILVAYHEIGHAVCATLTEGHDQVQKVTLIPRGQARGLTWFLPGEDPTLVSKKQLFARIVGGLGGRAAEDVIFGEPEITTGAAGDLLQVTQIARQMVTTLGMSEIGPWTLIDPAVQSSDVVMRMLARNSMSEKLAEDIDSSVRNTIAKAYEIAKTHIRNNREAIDKLVDVLLEKETISGDEFRSILSEFTNIPSDNGIQTSSSIPQLVKA
- the LOC101214029 gene encoding protein NUCLEAR FUSION DEFECTIVE 6, chloroplastic/mitochondrial isoform X2 yields the protein MASFAARSIFRSSSAKAATLLSAGARAAPASSPFRIASKRPFSHCSFRLPIELSFCVESMLPFHSATSSALMTSMLSVSPHSFGWLSEVFNDDV